From Candidatus Manganitrophus morganii, the proteins below share one genomic window:
- a CDS encoding class I SAM-dependent methyltransferase gives MSDSLILKDIKEYYWDKPVPFLVEQLPRLRKGRALDLAMGEGRNAVYLAEQGFTVDAVDISEKAVRKGTALARSRGVSINGIVADLDHYQIPPNRYDLICCFFFLARPLFTAMKEGLRPGGAIVYQSVTIEELKINPTFPGEWCLKQNELLHAFKALRTLYYHESPLQGTTSHSAVASLLAVRTDSFEK, from the coding sequence GTGAGCGATTCACTGATCCTCAAAGATATTAAAGAGTACTACTGGGACAAGCCGGTCCCGTTTCTCGTGGAGCAGCTTCCGCGGCTTCGGAAGGGACGGGCGCTCGACCTGGCGATGGGAGAGGGACGCAACGCCGTTTATCTGGCGGAGCAAGGATTCACCGTCGATGCCGTCGACATTTCCGAAAAAGCGGTCCGAAAAGGAACCGCGCTTGCCCGTTCGCGCGGCGTTTCGATCAACGGGATCGTCGCCGACCTCGATCATTATCAAATCCCCCCAAACCGCTACGATCTGATCTGCTGCTTTTTCTTCCTGGCCCGGCCCCTCTTTACCGCGATGAAGGAAGGCCTCCGACCCGGCGGCGCCATTGTTTATCAAAGCGTTACGATAGAGGAGTTAAAGATCAATCCGACCTTTCCGGGGGAGTGGTGTTTGAAGCAAAATGAACTTCTTCATGCTTTTAAAGCGCTGAGAACCCTCTACTATCATGAATCTCCTCTGCAAGGAACGACCAGCCACTCGGCGGTGGCCTCTCTCCTGGCGGTCCGGACCGATTCCTTCGAAAAGTAG